The following are from one region of the Pseudodesulfovibrio piezophilus C1TLV30 genome:
- a CDS encoding adenine nucleotide alpha hydrolase family protein codes for MFRYTHKTCSRCHLQQDSYHKVMLNEDGVCSFCTQNLVAPKRNWEQLKNIFEEKIQQAKGKGEYDGLIMLSGGKDSAYMAHMLTRKYNMKLLGFIIDINFEYPETFENAATIAEKLDMPSVIFRQDPELMRQYYAFLFCNKTIHQEDCGQVCTFCGRFLIQTATDFARRMEIPLVFSGHNPDQIFLMGESIEDDPARLLTMEFNMEVVAEETERARKAWHQKEKTPQDRLFPSKIHAQGVELVFPFQHFRYQPEAMIETVKKELDWVPIKRFSKTYIASGCSLVKLWAYLAYSNNTNSYVDFEFSNQVREGVLSSDKVAQFYEQSDKGYEELDEIVMKLGIRNEIMQMLLERKGEKDGLYQYLTQTAHATQASPPEVQTHTQSTLTNRPPHKSDFFNP; via the coding sequence ATGTTTCGATATACACACAAGACCTGCTCCCGCTGCCACCTCCAGCAAGACTCATATCACAAAGTTATGCTCAATGAGGATGGCGTGTGCTCATTTTGCACTCAAAACCTTGTTGCACCGAAACGCAATTGGGAACAGCTCAAGAACATCTTCGAAGAAAAAATACAGCAGGCGAAAGGGAAAGGAGAATATGATGGGTTGATCATGCTGAGTGGAGGAAAAGACAGTGCGTATATGGCCCACATGCTCACCAGAAAATACAACATGAAACTACTCGGATTTATCATCGACATCAATTTCGAATACCCGGAAACCTTTGAAAATGCGGCAACCATAGCAGAAAAGCTGGATATGCCCTCCGTCATTTTCCGCCAAGACCCTGAACTGATGCGCCAATACTACGCCTTTCTATTCTGCAACAAGACCATTCACCAGGAAGACTGCGGACAGGTTTGCACATTCTGCGGCCGTTTTCTCATTCAAACGGCAACGGATTTTGCACGTCGAATGGAGATTCCATTGGTCTTTTCCGGTCACAACCCTGACCAGATATTCCTGATGGGAGAGAGCATTGAAGACGATCCTGCACGCCTCCTGACCATGGAATTCAATATGGAAGTGGTTGCCGAAGAAACAGAAAGAGCGAGAAAGGCATGGCATCAAAAAGAAAAAACACCACAAGATCGCCTGTTCCCTTCGAAAATACACGCTCAAGGGGTGGAATTGGTCTTCCCCTTCCAGCACTTTCGCTATCAACCGGAAGCAATGATTGAAACAGTCAAAAAAGAACTGGACTGGGTCCCTATCAAACGTTTTTCCAAGACATACATTGCCTCTGGATGTAGTCTCGTCAAATTGTGGGCGTATTTGGCTTACAGCAACAATACCAACAGCTATGTGGATTTCGAATTCAGCAATCAGGTCCGGGAAGGGGTACTTTCAAGCGACAAGGTCGCACAATTCTACGAGCAATCAGACAAAGGATATGAAGAATTGGATGAAATTGTCATGAAACTTGGAATACGAAATGAAATCATGCAGATGCTACTGGAACGAAAAGGAGAAAAAGATGGACTTTATCAATACCTGACACAGACTGCGCACGCCACGCAAGCCTCTCCCCCGGAAGTCCAAACACACACCCAATCAACCTTGACAAATCGCCCCCCCCATAAGAGTGATTTCTTTAATCCTTGA
- a CDS encoding DUF6933 domain-containing protein gives MLESSNQRGQGWHGNIFRFFRRKSVLLVNDETRFAVFMPGLVKKNLLS, from the coding sequence ATCCTGGAGTCTAGCAACCAACGTGGGCAAGGTTGGCATGGCAATATCTTCAGATTCTTTCGTAGAAAATCCGTTCTTCTGGTTAATGATGAAACTCGGTTTGCCGTGTTCATGCCTGGATTGGTCAAGAAGAATTTACTCTCTTGA
- a CDS encoding NapC/NirT family cytochrome c produces the protein MKRKTKSLLLIVVGVAIAFPLFSMTYYTMVRTSTPEFCGLCHEIQPAVMGWKSSTHVNNGQGFVADCMDCHLPAPHDTFDFFYAKAAHGLKDVVSHYTGGAETYDRQVMKEHVWSTMKNDQCTKCHRNLLHMPAKRGAMLAHRKVLYANNGEEYRCTDCHRELVHNDRQFYEYKQFKAPYRANGLRNLGHQEGSE, from the coding sequence ATGAAGCGAAAAACCAAATCGCTTTTGCTCATCGTCGTTGGTGTTGCAATAGCGTTTCCGCTCTTCAGCATGACTTACTATACCATGGTACGGACTTCGACGCCGGAATTCTGTGGCCTATGCCACGAAATTCAGCCTGCCGTGATGGGATGGAAATCGTCAACGCACGTCAATAACGGTCAAGGCTTTGTGGCCGACTGTATGGACTGTCATTTGCCTGCCCCGCATGACACGTTTGACTTTTTCTACGCCAAGGCAGCGCACGGTCTCAAAGACGTTGTTTCCCACTACACAGGTGGTGCGGAGACCTATGATCGGCAAGTCATGAAAGAGCACGTCTGGTCAACCATGAAAAACGACCAGTGCACGAAATGCCATCGCAACCTGCTGCATATGCCAGCAAAACGTGGCGCAATGCTGGCGCATCGCAAAGTTCTCTATGCAAACAATGGCGAGGAGTACCGATGCACGGATTGCCACAGAGAGCTGGTTCACAATGATCGACAATTTTACGAGTACAAGCAGTTCAAAGCACCTTACCGGGCGAACGGACTGCGGAATTTAGGACACCAGGAGGGTTCGGAATGA
- a CDS encoding ABC transporter ATP-binding protein, producing MDVSAVKASDGGVDVVTPHEAQASSEIADIVVELHDVTRRYPQGDSFVEVLHGITLSLSKGEFAALIGSSGSGKSTLLHLLGLLDSPTSGSYSLNGVDTTSLDENQRSALRGGMIGFVFQNFFLLPYATALENVLLPGSYVTTPSKVLEERASSLLEQVGLADRMDYTPARLSGGQQQRVALARALLHGPDILLADEPTGQLDSVTGHAILELFGTINAGGTTVVIVTHDAQVAAAANRCINIVDGRVA from the coding sequence GTGGATGTGTCAGCTGTAAAAGCGTCGGATGGCGGAGTGGATGTAGTGACCCCCCATGAGGCTCAGGCTTCTTCGGAGATTGCTGATATTGTCGTTGAATTGCATGATGTTACGCGGCGTTACCCACAGGGAGATTCTTTTGTCGAGGTCCTGCACGGCATTACCTTGTCATTGAGTAAGGGAGAATTTGCGGCATTGATCGGAAGTTCCGGTTCCGGCAAATCCACCTTGTTGCATCTGCTTGGATTGCTGGATAGCCCCACTTCCGGTTCTTACTCCTTGAACGGTGTCGATACCACGTCACTGGATGAAAATCAGAGAAGTGCCTTGCGTGGCGGTATGATCGGATTTGTTTTTCAGAATTTTTTTCTGCTTCCGTACGCCACAGCATTGGAAAATGTTCTCCTTCCGGGGAGCTATGTGACGACTCCAAGCAAGGTGTTGGAAGAACGGGCGTCCTCCTTACTGGAGCAAGTCGGTTTGGCAGATCGCATGGATTATACCCCCGCGAGACTCTCTGGTGGGCAACAGCAGCGTGTGGCTTTGGCTCGTGCACTCCTGCATGGACCGGATATATTGCTTGCGGATGAGCCGACAGGGCAGCTCGATTCCGTGACAGGACACGCTATCCTGGAACTTTTTGGGACCATCAATGCTGGCGGGACGACTGTCGTTATTGTTACGCATGACGCCCAAGTCGCGGCTGCTGCCAACAGATGCATCAATATAGTTGACGGACGGGTCGCATGA
- a CDS encoding prolipoprotein diacylglyceryl transferase, which yields MFDFGKSLINMNSDEQKNMLDNATPGQRKSALEMGIGFKNQNQRQQPRQQKRDAYHDLDRLNTIVEKENEAHDFFGKGLAGWQKNVTGKKPSKDATNLKKQFDDYEHGILSDLPKGGKRHGALSETLPKIKDGFLKQGHRFAVDKLNERSKSVLDKGLQRIAQGALGAKDDKGVQAHDDAAFDLINKYVLSEAKFDEKDADAMYDTYLSYAGVEKAEPADAPTVADGAPEEQPAQQQNEAAAREPTEVQEAPPTKSSAEHAGEMEAEATKPDTPTKAARLIGEWEKQTGNSVKDVEEHYRQKPGAKPTWIKDDLGKTEYYEKRAQDFEERNLGKEAPTTIASMATSTSSGSTS from the coding sequence ATGTTTGATTTTGGAAAATCACTTATCAATATGAACTCGGACGAGCAGAAGAATATGCTCGACAATGCAACACCCGGACAGCGTAAATCTGCGCTGGAAATGGGCATCGGCTTCAAGAATCAAAACCAACGGCAGCAACCACGACAACAGAAGCGTGATGCGTACCATGATCTGGATCGGCTCAATACAATTGTTGAGAAGGAAAACGAGGCGCACGACTTCTTCGGTAAGGGGCTGGCCGGCTGGCAGAAGAACGTCACTGGCAAGAAACCGTCCAAGGATGCGACCAATCTGAAAAAGCAGTTCGACGACTATGAGCATGGCATTCTGTCTGATCTCCCCAAGGGAGGAAAGCGACATGGAGCATTGTCTGAAACTTTACCCAAGATCAAGGACGGCTTCCTGAAACAGGGCCATCGGTTCGCCGTTGATAAGCTCAACGAGCGCTCCAAAAGCGTGCTCGACAAAGGCTTACAGCGTATCGCTCAGGGAGCGCTCGGCGCAAAGGACGACAAGGGCGTCCAGGCGCATGACGATGCGGCCTTCGACCTCATCAACAAATATGTGCTGTCCGAGGCCAAGTTCGATGAGAAAGATGCTGATGCCATGTACGATACGTATTTGAGCTATGCAGGCGTTGAAAAGGCAGAACCTGCGGATGCTCCAACAGTCGCCGATGGCGCTCCAGAGGAGCAGCCGGCGCAGCAACAAAATGAAGCGGCGGCCAGAGAGCCGACAGAAGTTCAAGAAGCGCCTCCTACCAAGTCTTCTGCAGAGCATGCCGGGGAGATGGAAGCTGAAGCCACCAAGCCTGACACCCCAACGAAAGCTGCTCGACTCATAGGTGAGTGGGAAAAGCAAACCGGAAATAGCGTGAAGGATGTTGAGGAGCATTACAGGCAGAAGCCGGGAGCCAAGCCCACATGGATCAAGGACGACCTGGGTAAAACCGAATACTATGAAAAACGCGCCCAGGACTTTGAGGAGCGCAATCTGGGCAAAGAGGCTCCTACTACTATCGCGAGTATGGCGACAAGTACGTCAAGCGGTTCGACAAGCTGA
- a CDS encoding methyltransferase family protein, translating to MSSDVWFWVQLACAASGFPGALMYLIYFRYRERRRRKGLPPKNMIPVLHLLGIPTGHIWLVMPWLPQVRSGSSETVWTMFSSGSNAMMVGMIGVLLALAGGYYCFRFVRTNFAVTMQDYSIPTELLRTGIYGQLRHPGVVAMFFLISGLCLATGALYTLLMLPLLVPMLWMTTYIEESEVLLPRFGDAYREYMDAVSGFWCRQASVGLALFVFAIGLLGFNEYGGIVGRLSHGLGGTVNLSYGKAVSGWMCQL from the coding sequence ATGTCGTCGGACGTGTGGTTTTGGGTTCAGTTGGCGTGCGCGGCCAGTGGATTCCCGGGGGCGCTCATGTATCTGATCTATTTCCGATACCGGGAGAGACGACGCAGAAAGGGGTTGCCGCCCAAGAACATGATTCCTGTTCTTCACTTGCTGGGCATCCCCACAGGCCATATTTGGTTGGTAATGCCGTGGCTGCCGCAAGTGCGAAGTGGGAGTTCCGAGACTGTTTGGACCATGTTTTCTTCCGGTTCCAATGCAATGATGGTGGGCATGATAGGTGTGCTTCTGGCATTGGCGGGCGGATATTATTGTTTTCGTTTTGTCCGTACAAATTTTGCAGTGACGATGCAGGATTATTCGATTCCCACAGAGCTGCTTCGTACCGGTATATATGGGCAATTACGTCATCCCGGTGTGGTGGCCATGTTTTTTCTCATCTCAGGTTTGTGTCTGGCGACAGGTGCTCTTTACACGTTGCTTATGCTTCCTTTGCTTGTACCCATGCTGTGGATGACAACGTACATTGAGGAATCAGAGGTCCTTTTGCCTCGGTTCGGAGATGCCTACAGAGAGTATATGGATGCAGTCAGTGGATTTTGGTGCCGTCAAGCTTCTGTAGGACTTGCCTTGTTTGTTTTTGCAATTGGGCTGCTCGGTTTCAATGAATATGGGGGCATTGTCGGTCGCCTGTCCCATGGACTTGGGGGCACGGTCAATCTCTCTTACGGCAAGGCGGTGTCAGGGTGGATGTGTCAGCTGTAA
- a CDS encoding multiheme c-type cytochrome: protein MKRSVIVLLMVTFTALFATVAAAQNFPKVRELRMDRATPPQGVACIECHKKETPGIFADWAMSRHASAGITCLDCHQAQPGDKDISVDHEKYYSRSDMPMGEKQYFVPVASPVTPKDCSRCHPDEAKQYSKSKHANTIEIMWKIDPWLNGGMNSDNERKTGCYYCHGTVLKMKDGKLDPTSWPNVGVGRVNLDGSLGSCTSCHTRHRFSVMEARKPETCGQCHLGPDHPQIEIYNESKHGDIYQAFKHEYNFDSAPGAWTPGVDYRAPTCSSCHMSGSGMQPTTHDVTERLSWELQAPLTVRPQDFKPFPSGTDWTVERNKMKDICKQCHGTAWIEDHYTQTDKAVEEYNENYFKPAKKMLDDLYTKGLLDKSKFFDEHLEVEFYELWHHEGRRARMGSAMMAPDYAWWHGFYECKHRYNKFMEEARHLIEINTKAYRYPDFPNTGGDTTKPVEVFGKQ, encoded by the coding sequence ATGAAAAGGAGTGTGATTGTACTACTGATGGTCACGTTCACAGCCCTGTTCGCAACAGTGGCTGCGGCGCAAAATTTCCCAAAAGTTCGGGAGTTGCGCATGGATCGGGCGACGCCTCCTCAAGGAGTTGCATGTATCGAATGTCATAAAAAGGAAACTCCAGGAATCTTTGCTGATTGGGCCATGAGCCGCCATGCTTCGGCGGGCATCACCTGTCTCGACTGTCACCAGGCACAGCCTGGGGACAAGGATATCTCTGTCGACCACGAAAAATATTATTCAAGGAGCGATATGCCTATGGGGGAAAAGCAATACTTTGTCCCAGTGGCATCCCCCGTCACTCCCAAAGATTGCTCTCGTTGTCACCCTGATGAGGCAAAGCAATATTCCAAAAGCAAACACGCGAACACCATTGAGATCATGTGGAAGATTGACCCTTGGCTGAACGGGGGCATGAATTCCGACAATGAGCGCAAGACGGGGTGTTACTACTGCCACGGTACGGTGCTGAAGATGAAGGACGGTAAACTCGACCCGACTTCTTGGCCCAACGTCGGTGTTGGCCGTGTCAACCTGGATGGCTCTCTCGGCAGTTGCACCAGTTGCCATACCCGTCACCGTTTCTCCGTGATGGAAGCACGCAAACCTGAAACCTGCGGGCAGTGCCACCTTGGCCCGGATCATCCGCAAATTGAAATCTATAACGAATCCAAGCATGGTGATATCTATCAGGCCTTCAAGCATGAATATAACTTCGACTCTGCTCCTGGCGCCTGGACTCCCGGAGTGGACTATCGCGCTCCGACATGTTCCTCCTGCCACATGTCAGGGTCCGGGATGCAACCCACTACCCACGATGTGACTGAACGCCTGTCCTGGGAACTCCAGGCCCCGCTGACTGTTCGCCCGCAGGACTTCAAGCCGTTCCCCTCCGGTACAGACTGGACAGTTGAAAGGAACAAGATGAAGGATATCTGCAAGCAATGCCACGGAACCGCCTGGATTGAAGATCACTACACCCAGACTGACAAGGCTGTGGAAGAATACAACGAAAACTACTTCAAGCCCGCCAAGAAGATGCTTGATGACCTGTACACCAAGGGACTGCTCGACAAGTCCAAGTTCTTCGATGAACACCTTGAGGTAGAATTCTATGAATTGTGGCACCACGAAGGTCGCCGAGCAAGAATGGGGTCGGCCATGATGGCCCCTGACTATGCTTGGTGGCATGGGTTCTATGAATGCAAACACCGCTACAACAAGTTCATGGAAGAAGCGCGTCACCTCATTGAAATCAACACCAAGGCCTACAGGTATCCAGACTTCCCGAATACGGGTGGAGATACCACCAAGCCGGTGGAAGTTTTTGGCAAGCAGTAA
- a CDS encoding ABC transporter permease, with the protein MSVSDFFFRGKSFFFPHALPGIQENIPSSINVWAIFPRILKLSLKALWVFKARTLFILLAVALGVGALTIITAAMEGASKKAEEMAETFGPSAIFVAGGNLMYQPMGNRPRTLTWNDIERIRTALPGVVSVQPFLLREKMHASATSRRHIVASVVGSGKNYQATWNWDLQDGEDFSAHDVASGASVCLLGTLAARGLFGSQNPVGKIVTLEGTPLIVRGVLTPRNIVAAGVEQDDRLVLPASTMLRRFNLDRKYLNGIRINFASTRNMKGNALRVQALMRNLHGIEEGGADDFLVISPLVVLQFVSFLRGGFGVFLGVTALAALLVGGVILANLFHLSVTERQVEIGIKKAVGASDSSILLQFLMEACALTLMGAVFGLMLGVVLSDILAEFDMLELKLSATVFATACLAALVVAFAFGLKPARRAAQLEPVLALKEGR; encoded by the coding sequence ATGAGTGTTTCCGACTTTTTTTTTCGTGGGAAAAGTTTCTTTTTCCCGCATGCTCTTCCCGGGATTCAGGAAAATATTCCATCCAGCATCAATGTGTGGGCTATTTTCCCAAGAATCTTGAAACTTTCACTCAAAGCGCTTTGGGTTTTCAAAGCACGTACCCTTTTCATACTGCTTGCCGTCGCACTGGGAGTGGGAGCCTTGACCATTATTACCGCTGCCATGGAAGGAGCATCCAAAAAAGCGGAGGAGATGGCGGAGACCTTTGGCCCTTCAGCCATTTTTGTGGCTGGCGGCAATCTGATGTACCAGCCCATGGGAAATCGGCCCAGAACCTTGACGTGGAATGATATTGAACGGATACGCACGGCTCTTCCCGGTGTTGTTTCTGTGCAGCCATTTCTGCTTCGAGAAAAAATGCACGCATCTGCGACATCCCGGCGTCATATTGTGGCAAGTGTGGTGGGGAGTGGGAAAAATTATCAAGCCACATGGAATTGGGATTTGCAGGACGGTGAGGATTTCAGTGCACATGATGTGGCAAGTGGAGCAAGCGTCTGCCTGTTGGGAACCCTTGCGGCTCGCGGGTTGTTTGGCAGTCAGAATCCTGTGGGAAAAATCGTGACATTGGAAGGTACTCCTTTGATAGTCCGGGGCGTGTTGACCCCGCGTAATATCGTCGCTGCCGGAGTAGAGCAGGACGACAGGCTGGTCCTTCCTGCGTCAACCATGCTGCGGCGGTTTAATTTGGACAGGAAATACCTCAACGGCATCAGAATCAACTTTGCTTCTACACGGAATATGAAGGGCAATGCGTTGCGTGTGCAGGCTCTTATGCGGAATTTACATGGAATAGAGGAGGGGGGGGCGGATGATTTTCTGGTTATTTCTCCCCTTGTAGTCTTGCAGTTCGTGAGTTTTTTGCGCGGCGGATTTGGTGTTTTTCTCGGTGTGACAGCGTTGGCCGCATTGCTCGTAGGAGGTGTTATTCTCGCTAATCTATTTCATCTGTCCGTCACGGAACGTCAGGTGGAAATAGGCATCAAGAAAGCTGTCGGAGCCTCTGATAGTTCAATCTTGCTCCAATTTTTGATGGAGGCTTGTGCCCTTACCCTTATGGGAGCGGTCTTTGGTCTGATGCTTGGTGTGGTGCTGTCTGACATTCTGGCTGAGTTTGATATGTTGGAGTTGAAGTTATCAGCAACGGTTTTTGCAACAGCCTGTCTGGCCGCGCTTGTCGTAGCATTTGCCTTTGGCCTCAAACCCGCTCGCAGGGCTGCTCAACTTGAGCCGGTACTTGCGTTGAAAGAGGGGCGATGA
- a CDS encoding ABC transporter permease, translating into MMRHFSLAEYWRALRHQSEAIQLQPSAHRIARNDSCSKDGTPAYPVFPSLSGSFVKSWIAALRTILPPHFSRSDQQQVLQLARLVQVRNIRTAVKALTTHRLRTFMAILGVFLGAFMLTLVMHISNAVGLKVVHESERLGARIIDATAGRVALSRGIENRAGGMNAATFTLTDVDAIRAGVPQVELVVPYVLGHATVAFGRNKTSCPLLGTGAMFDVIRNMDVLHGRYFSQVEVTHKALVCVLGYDIADRLFPSPAAATGQYLRFHTAEMLIVGVMQKKGQDSSGVNVDEQVYVPVTTYIHRLNRQDHVSGALLRITSRKSVPRITTAVTTLLRERHHLSAGIPDDFSVVFSEQVNDMQAKAMRLVRVLGAIGAGISFSIGTLGILSIMTIIVRARRLEIGVRRAVGATPTNIVCQFLLESVLMAGSGGVLGTGVALGIATAIYSVGFLPAFYDVSMVIGIILASVCCGLCAGAYPAWQAARVDVIAALKD; encoded by the coding sequence ATGATGCGTCACTTTTCTCTTGCTGAATATTGGCGTGCATTGCGGCATCAGTCTGAGGCAATCCAGCTTCAGCCGAGTGCGCACAGGATTGCGAGAAATGACTCCTGTAGCAAAGATGGCACGCCTGCTTATCCTGTCTTTCCTTCCCTGTCAGGTTCTTTTGTCAAATCTTGGATTGCGGCGTTAAGGACCATTCTTCCGCCTCATTTTTCCCGTTCGGATCAACAACAGGTTCTTCAGCTTGCCAGGCTTGTGCAGGTTCGTAATATCCGGACTGCTGTCAAGGCGCTGACAACGCATCGCCTTAGAACGTTCATGGCAATTCTTGGAGTCTTTCTCGGTGCGTTCATGTTGACGTTGGTTATGCATATATCCAATGCTGTGGGATTGAAGGTGGTGCATGAAAGTGAACGGTTGGGTGCGCGTATTATTGATGCTACTGCAGGTCGGGTTGCTCTTTCCCGTGGGATAGAAAATCGTGCAGGCGGCATGAATGCTGCGACTTTTACTTTGACTGATGTGGACGCCATACGGGCGGGAGTGCCACAGGTTGAACTGGTGGTGCCCTATGTCCTGGGACATGCGACAGTCGCCTTTGGGCGTAATAAGACGTCATGCCCTCTGCTCGGGACAGGAGCCATGTTTGATGTCATTCGAAATATGGACGTGTTGCATGGTCGATATTTTTCCCAGGTGGAAGTGACGCACAAGGCGTTGGTGTGCGTGCTGGGGTATGATATTGCCGATCGGCTTTTCCCTTCTCCAGCCGCTGCAACTGGGCAATATCTCCGGTTTCATACTGCCGAGATGCTGATCGTTGGCGTGATGCAGAAGAAAGGTCAGGACAGTTCCGGGGTCAATGTTGATGAGCAGGTTTATGTCCCGGTGACAACGTATATACACAGACTGAATAGGCAGGACCATGTCTCTGGTGCCCTGCTACGGATTACTTCCAGGAAATCGGTTCCGCGCATCACCACTGCAGTGACAACGCTCCTACGCGAACGGCATCATCTTTCAGCCGGAATTCCTGATGACTTTTCTGTCGTTTTTTCCGAGCAGGTCAACGATATGCAGGCCAAGGCCATGCGTCTGGTTCGGGTTCTTGGGGCCATTGGCGCAGGAATTTCCTTTAGTATAGGTACGCTGGGTATTCTTTCCATCATGACGATTATTGTCCGCGCCAGAAGGCTCGAAATTGGTGTGCGCAGGGCTGTTGGGGCCACTCCGACCAATATTGTCTGCCAGTTCCTGCTGGAGTCGGTCCTTATGGCCGGTTCGGGCGGGGTTTTGGGAACCGGCGTGGCTCTTGGTATTGCTACGGCCATTTATTCGGTTGGGTTTCTCCCGGCATTTTACGATGTTTCCATGGTTATTGGTATCATTCTGGCTTCGGTGTGCTGCGGACTGTGCGCCGGGGCATACCCCGCATGGCAGGCTGCACGGGTGGATGTCATCGCCGCGCTCAAGGATTAA